A genomic stretch from Pseudomonadota bacterium includes:
- a CDS encoding biotin/lipoyl-binding protein, whose product MSDPHGETHLSGETLALPSSAQRGTSLDLVRTGGALRVIAFILCLMVALSVAALAWVPWQQSVVGRGEVTVFAPTERPQTIEAPIPARIARWTVKEGTAVKKGELLCVLDDIESRFLDPAQPKILEAQMAAVRQRRTSVQARLDALEAQQASIMRSRDAALAVAAQKISQSQARQSMADQSARAQAQGVETARLNYRRVKHLQSNGLRSTRDLELAELDRVKAVTEVERARAACDVARRDVEGARLDRAKVDADTSASLVSLDASQQQAREAIASADAELMKLEADLHNLERRTEQRNVFAPCDGTVVRIFKAGRGENVKAGDDLCVLVPETTDTAVELYVSGFDAPLLSVGRPVRLIFDGFPAVPFVAWPWASVGTFAGRISVIDAVDDGAGRFRILVKPDPSLAEGRWPPPTRLRPGARTVGWVMLDMVPLYREVWRRLNAFPPTVEIEKPKKDGKDSSKGDKDEKKTKPVLKR is encoded by the coding sequence GTGTCTGACCCGCATGGAGAAACCCACCTGTCTGGTGAGACGCTTGCACTTCCTTCCTCAGCCCAGCGGGGAACCTCGCTCGACCTCGTGCGCACGGGGGGAGCGCTGCGCGTAATCGCCTTCATCCTCTGCCTCATGGTGGCGCTCTCCGTCGCCGCCCTGGCCTGGGTGCCTTGGCAGCAATCGGTGGTGGGACGAGGCGAGGTCACGGTGTTTGCCCCCACCGAACGGCCGCAGACCATAGAGGCCCCCATCCCCGCCCGCATCGCCCGATGGACCGTGAAAGAAGGGACGGCAGTGAAGAAAGGCGAGCTGCTCTGCGTGCTCGACGACATCGAGTCGCGGTTCCTCGATCCGGCCCAACCGAAGATCCTCGAGGCCCAGATGGCCGCAGTGCGCCAGCGACGGACGTCGGTGCAGGCACGACTCGACGCCCTCGAAGCGCAGCAAGCCTCGATCATGCGCTCGCGGGACGCCGCGCTTGCCGTGGCCGCGCAGAAGATCTCGCAGTCACAGGCGCGCCAGTCGATGGCCGACCAGTCGGCGCGGGCTCAGGCCCAGGGTGTCGAGACCGCTCGACTGAACTACAGGCGCGTGAAGCATCTGCAATCGAACGGCCTCCGCTCGACCCGTGACCTCGAGCTCGCCGAGCTCGACCGGGTAAAGGCAGTGACCGAGGTCGAACGTGCCCGAGCGGCGTGCGATGTGGCACGGCGCGACGTGGAAGGCGCGCGGCTCGACCGCGCAAAGGTCGACGCCGACACCTCGGCCAGCCTCGTGAGCCTCGATGCCAGTCAGCAGCAAGCGCGCGAGGCGATTGCGTCGGCTGACGCCGAGCTCATGAAGCTCGAGGCCGATCTGCACAACCTCGAACGCCGAACAGAGCAGCGGAACGTCTTCGCGCCTTGCGACGGAACCGTCGTGCGCATCTTCAAGGCGGGAAGGGGCGAGAACGTAAAAGCCGGAGACGACCTGTGCGTGCTCGTTCCAGAGACCACCGACACTGCCGTCGAGCTCTACGTGAGCGGCTTCGACGCGCCGCTGCTGTCGGTGGGAAGACCCGTGCGGCTCATCTTCGACGGTTTTCCCGCCGTGCCGTTCGTTGCGTGGCCCTGGGCCTCAGTGGGCACGTTCGCGGGACGCATCAGCGTCATCGACGCGGTCGACGACGGCGCGGGTCGATTCCGCATTCTGGTGAAGCCGGATCCGTCCCTCGCGGAGGGTCGGTGGCCTCCTCCTACCCGCCTGCGTCCCGGCGCCCGCACGGTGGGATGGGTGATGCTCGACATGGTTCCGCTCTACCGCGAGGTATGGCGACGCCTGAACGCGTTCCCTCCCACCGTGGAGATCGAGAAGCCGAAGAAGGACGGCAAGGACAGCAGCAAGGGCGACAAGGACGAGAAGAAGACAAAGCCGGTGCTGAAGCGATGA